One window of the Natrinema sp. CBA1119 genome contains the following:
- a CDS encoding dihydrolipoyl dehydrogenase, translating to MDAYDIVVLGGGSGSQVATAAADRGLEAAVVEPGPLGGACITRGCVPSKALIHRADVAEAVRGAEEVGVPAKLEDIDYGEITESVHDTVYEKADNQESGLRDNESVTLYRGDGRFVDDRTIEIELNGEGNGPQRIRGDTVVIAVGGRPMVPPIDGLEDIDFLTSDDALFLEDRPDELVIVGGGYIGAELGYFFGALGADVSIVGRSDQLVPREDDDVSGIVTESLETYCDVYTGYEAGSVAETDGRVTVTAEPTGDDESGDDTVELTADELLLATGRRPNTDTLDLEATGVETDETGYVETDDRLETAADGVWALGDVVGEQPFKHAADDESKIVAANVLDDAGKTIDSEAMPHAIFTSPRVASVGRTEGELEDAGREYEAVTVPYGAAPMGMILEADDGFVKAIAGPDGEILGCHIVGPQASTMIHEVVVAMDGGGTVDDVAEPVHVHPALNEVVYAAFDELSDSKYSTAPDWRDVSGED from the coding sequence ATGGACGCGTACGACATCGTCGTCCTCGGCGGCGGATCGGGGAGTCAGGTCGCGACCGCAGCGGCCGACCGAGGGCTCGAGGCGGCCGTCGTCGAACCCGGGCCGCTGGGCGGGGCCTGCATCACACGGGGCTGTGTCCCCTCGAAGGCGCTCATCCACCGCGCAGACGTCGCGGAAGCGGTTCGCGGGGCCGAGGAAGTCGGTGTTCCCGCGAAGCTGGAAGATATCGATTACGGTGAGATTACGGAATCGGTTCACGACACGGTCTACGAGAAGGCGGACAATCAGGAGTCAGGCCTCCGGGACAACGAAAGCGTCACGCTCTACCGCGGTGACGGCCGGTTCGTCGACGACCGGACGATCGAGATCGAACTGAACGGCGAGGGGAACGGGCCCCAGCGGATCCGGGGCGATACCGTCGTCATCGCTGTGGGGGGCCGGCCGATGGTCCCGCCGATCGACGGCCTCGAGGACATCGACTTTCTCACGAGCGACGACGCGCTCTTCCTCGAGGACCGACCCGACGAACTCGTGATCGTCGGCGGCGGCTACATCGGAGCCGAACTCGGCTACTTCTTCGGCGCGCTGGGAGCGGACGTCTCGATCGTCGGCCGGAGCGACCAGTTGGTCCCGCGAGAGGACGACGACGTGAGCGGGATCGTGACCGAGTCGCTCGAGACGTACTGCGACGTGTATACCGGCTACGAAGCCGGCTCGGTCGCCGAAACCGACGGCCGCGTCACCGTGACGGCCGAACCCACAGGCGACGACGAGAGCGGGGACGACACCGTCGAGCTCACCGCCGACGAACTCCTGCTCGCGACCGGTCGGCGACCGAACACCGACACGCTCGATCTCGAGGCCACGGGCGTCGAAACGGACGAGACGGGTTACGTCGAGACGGACGATCGGCTGGAGACCGCCGCTGACGGCGTCTGGGCGCTGGGCGACGTGGTCGGCGAGCAGCCGTTCAAACACGCTGCCGACGACGAGTCGAAGATTGTAGCGGCGAACGTACTGGACGATGCCGGAAAGACGATCGACTCCGAGGCGATGCCCCACGCGATCTTCACCAGCCCGCGGGTCGCGAGCGTCGGGCGGACGGAGGGCGAACTCGAGGACGCGGGTCGAGAGTACGAGGCCGTAACCGTCCCCTACGGGGCCGCGCCGATGGGGATGATCCTCGAGGCCGACGACGGCTTCGTCAAAGCCATCGCCGGGCCGGACGGCGAGATTCTGGGCTGTCACATCGTCGGCCCGCAGGCGTCGACGATGATCCACGAGGTGGTCGTCGCGATGGACGGCGGCGGCACGGTCGACGACGTCGCGGAGCCGGTCCACGTCCACCCCGCGCTGAACGAGGTCGTATACGCCGCGTTCGACGAGCTCTCGGACTCGAAATACTCGACGGCGCCGGACTGGCGGGATGTGAGCGGCGAGGACTGA
- a CDS encoding helix-turn-helix domain-containing protein — protein sequence MTEFDPVPDADAVDGVRQRWRESTDTFGRVYDTVLGVTEPTPYTEIARVADCSPNAAKKHLERLAEMGIVRADADAQPARYERNDGYLEWQEASRIAQEQTVDEIIERVRQLEARRDEFIDRFGTTDPSAVSVFDHDDHDAIHAQMERISDWQALERDIRLYELARRLAQNDGHLIPA from the coding sequence ATGACCGAGTTCGACCCGGTACCGGACGCCGATGCCGTCGACGGGGTGCGCCAGCGGTGGCGGGAGTCGACCGATACGTTCGGACGCGTCTACGATACCGTTCTCGGCGTGACGGAGCCGACGCCGTACACCGAGATCGCGCGGGTCGCGGACTGCTCGCCGAACGCGGCGAAGAAGCACCTCGAGCGCCTCGCCGAGATGGGAATCGTTCGAGCCGATGCCGACGCACAACCCGCCCGATACGAGCGCAACGACGGCTATCTCGAGTGGCAAGAAGCCAGTCGGATCGCACAGGAACAGACCGTCGACGAGATCATCGAGCGCGTTCGACAGTTAGAGGCCCGTCGCGACGAGTTCATCGACCGGTTCGGGACGACCGATCCCTCCGCCGTGTCCGTCTTCGATCACGACGATCACGACGCAATCCACGCGCAGATGGAGCGAATTAGCGATTGGCAGGCCCTCGAGCGCGATATCCGCCTCTACGAACTCGCTCGACGGCTGGCGCAAAACGACGGACATCTCATTCCGGCGTAG